A region from the Dermacentor andersoni chromosome 11, qqDerAnde1_hic_scaffold, whole genome shotgun sequence genome encodes:
- the LOC126517621 gene encoding uncharacterized protein has translation MQIITFATVHFLLPTITAAATSASSRCVVDCQGNEPANIQLFRTSDATYPDIQQKKWRPVVLSRGWQSPSSATATHSPDINWGRPSTQLCGLGDCASAQLAKPFALAMQVSQPYALFAKKSSNYFLMQLPSPHCCAAIAVECAHVIHALLILAGDVEINPGPNIPENLLTELRKLTAGQNQLITEIHGLKSQLTSTDKAITDLSKRMNDLESHYQTLLPIRSEVDAMRTTTEQAIFRISELEARIDDAENRSRRDNLIFYGIPDPSSSETTADSERLIVELCRDRLQLTIDPKEIERAHRIGRHSPNHSRPLIAKFTFHKTKVNILSSGRKLKGTDYSISEDFSRSVRNSRKHLVAFAKGKGVPFSLRFKTLFIGSRRYTFDAASSSVKELS, from the coding sequence ATGCAGATCATCACCTTCGCTACTGTGCATTTCCTGCTGCCTACGATAACCGCTGCTGCTACGTCAGCTTCGTCGAGGTGCGTGGTCGACTGCCAAGGAAACGAGCCAGCCAACATCCAGCTTTTCCGTACCAGCGATGCGACATACCCGGACATCCAACAGAAGAAGTGGCGGCCGGTGGTCCTCAGTCGGGGGTGGCAATCCCCATCGTCAGCAACAGCAACGCATTCACCGGATATAAACTGGGGGCGGCCGTCGAcacagctttgtgggctcggcgactgcgcatctgcacagcTCGCTAAACCATTTGCTCTTGCAATGCAGGTTAGTCAACCATACGCTCTCTTTGCTAAAAAATCTAGCAATTATTTCCTGATGCAGTTGCCGAGCCCGCACTGCTGTGCCGCCATTGCTGTCGAATGTGCTCATGTTATTCATGCCTTGCTGATTTTGGCCGGGGATGTGGAAATAAACCCGGGTCCTAACATTCCTGAAAACCTACTAACCGAATTGCGAAAACTAACCGCCGGTCAGAACCAGCTGATCACTGAAATTCATGGTCTTAAGTCGCAACTTACTTCTACCGATAAAGCAATTACTGATCTAAGCAAACGAATGAATGATCTTGAGAGTCACTACCAGACACTTTTGCCCATTCGAAGCGAAGTGGATGCAATGCGCACCACGACTGAACAGGCTATTTTTCGCATTTCCGAGCTCGAAGCACGTATCGACGATGCCGAAAATCGCTCACGGCGGGACAACCTAATTTTTTACGGAATTCCTGACCCTTCCAGCTCGGAAACCACTGCCGACTCCGAAAGATTGATTGTGGAACTTTGCCGCGATAGGTTGCAACTAACCATCGACCCTAAAGAAATAGAACGTGCACATCGCATCGGTCGTCACTCCCCCAATCACTCTCGCCCCCTCATAGCAAAATTTACTTTCCATAAAACCAAAGTTAACATCCTTTCGAGTGGCCGAAAGCTTAAGGGCACTGACTACAGTATTAGCGAGGACTTTTCGCGATCAGTACGAAATTCCCGAAAACATCTCGTTGCTTTCGCAAAAGGTAAAGGCGTTCCGTTTTCACTCCGCTTTAAGACCTTGTTCATTGGTTCCAGAAGATACACCTTTGATGCCGCCTCGAGTAGTGTCAAAGAGTTGTCATAG